DNA from Micromonospora nigra:
TCGACCAAGGGCTGGCCGAGCGCCGGCTGGCGAAGCTGGGCATCCCGCTCGACCGCAGGGCCGGTACGCTCTCCGGCGGGCAGCAGGCCCAGGTCGCATTGGCTCTGGCCCTGGCGAAGCGGCCGGACCTGCTCGTCCTCGACGAGCCGGTGGCCAGCCTCGACCCGCTGGCCCGGCGCGAGTTCCTGCAGGTCCTCATGGGCGCGGTGGCCGAAGGCGGGGTGACCGTCCTGTTCTCCTCCCACGTCGTGCACGAGCTGGAGCGCGTCTGCGACCACCTGGTCGTGCTCAACCACGGCCGGGTCACGCTCACCGGTGACATCGACACCCTCCTCGCCGAGCACCGGCTGCTCGTCGGCCCGCGCACGGCCACCGACCTCGACCGGGCCGGCGCCGTCGTGGAGGCCGTCCACAGCGACCGGCACACGACCCTGCTGGTACGCGACGGCGCGATCCCGGCCGCGCCTGGGTGGCAGACCCAGCCGGTCGCGCTGGAGGACCTGGTGCTGGCGTACCTGCGCCGGCCGTCCGAGCCGAGCGCCGCGGTCACGTCGGGGGTGGCGGCATGACGTGGTTGATCTGGCGCCAGCACCGGACCGAGGTCTGCGTCCTGGGTGTGCTCGTCGGCATGTTCGGCATCGCCCTGCTCGTGCTCGGGATGCAGGCCCACGACCTGTTCCCCGCCGGTCCCGCCCGGTGTGCGGGACCGGCCGGAACCACCGAGGCCTGCGCGGCCTCCTTCCGCCGGCTCGACGAGGAGTACGGGTACGTCGAGAACCTCCTGGCGGCCTTCTACCTGGTCCCCGTCGTCATCGGTGCGTTCCTCGGTGCGCCGCTGCTCGCGCGCGAACTGGAGGACGGCACCTGGCAGCTCGCGTGGACGCAGGCAGTGCCGCGGATGCGCTGGCTGGCGGCCAAGCTCGCGGCACTGGCCGGCGTCACCGTCGCGCTCACCGGGATGTTCACCGCGGTGCTCACCTGGTTCCGTCAGCCATTCGACGCGTGGGAAGGGCGGTTCCAGTACGACGCCTTCGACCTGCAGGGGCTTGTCCCGGTGGCGTACGCGCTGTTCGCGTTCGGCGTCGCCACCGCCGCGGGAGCGATCCTGCGGCGCAGCCTGCCCGCGTTCGGCGTCGCATTCGGGGCGTTCCTCGCCGCCCGGATGTCGGTGGCGCTGTTGGCCCGTCCCGCGTACGCCACCCCGCTCACCACCGTGGAGCCGGTCCCCGTCGGCGGCTCGAAGGACCAGGCGGGGCACCGGCCCGTGCCCAGCAACGCTTCCTGGGTGATCGAACACGGCTACGCGGACGCCACCGGGCGCAGGCTGAGCTGGACCGAGTACTACGAGCTGGAGGACGCCGCCAACCGGGCCGGCACCAACCTCAACCAGTTCCTGCACGCTCGGGGCATCCAGCAGTTCGAGGTCTACCACCCGGCCGACCGGTTCTGGACGTTCCAGCTCATCGAGGCGGCCCTGTTCGTCGCCGTCGCGGCGGTCCTGATCGGTGTGGTGGTGTGGCGGGTACGGCGCCGTAAGATCTAGCTCAGCACGTGATGATCCCCGGCTGGCCGTACTCGTTGATCACCGCCCTGGAACCCGGCCGCAGCTCATGGACCGCGAAGCTGGACGCGGTGCGGCTGGCCCCAGGAAAGGACGCCGCTACCGTCATCGCCGGCCAACTTGATCAGCTCGTGCAGCGGCTGATCGCGGCCGGGCCACTGGCAACCCGGCGACCCCGACACTCTGGTCGTCGCCGACGCCGGCTACGACACACCCCGCCTCGCTCGGCTGCTGCGAGACCTGCCGGTGCAGGTGCTGGGCCTTCTGAACGGCGGGGCCGGTGCGCAGCGCCGCGAGCCGCGTCGCGCGGTGGGGTAGGTCGGTGGATGCGCGGCGGATGACGGGGTGTGGACCGACCAGGCCCTAGACCCGGTTGCATCGACACAAGACATCGCAGGCGCGGTGCCCAGACGCCCGACACCAGCCGTGGACGTTCGACAGTCACTGTCCATCTTAGACAATGGGTTATGCTCCGGTATGACCATGATTAGTCCCACCCCTCTTATGGGTCTGGTAGCCGGCGTGTGGGCATTCAAGACCCTCGCGGCCGGTGTCGAACTCGGTTTGTACAGCCGGCTGGCTGACGGGCGGACGCTCACGGTCGACGAGGCGGCCACCGAGTTCGCGCTCGCCGAACGCCCGGCCGACCTGCTGCTGGCCGCGAGCGCGTCCCTCGGGTTGCTGGAGAAGACCGGAAACCACTACCGCAACTCCGAACTCGCCGAGCAGTTCCTGGTCGAGGGCCGTCCGTACTATTTCGGCGCGCAGATCCGCTACTCCGACCTGCACACCTACCTGCCCTGGCACCGGGTTGGCGAGGCCCTGCGAACCGACCGGCCCCTGACCTGGGACCCGCAGGCCCAGCAGTCGATGTTCGACACCACCGACCCTGAGATGCTGGTCGAGTTCTGGGACGCCATGTACTCCACGTCCGCCTTCACCGCCCACGCGCTGGCCGACGCGTACGACTTCGGCGCGCACAGCCGGCTGCTCGACGTCGGTGGCGGGGCCGGCGCTTTCCCGATCGAGTTCTGCCGTCGGCTGCCCGACCTGCGGGCGACCATCCTCGACCTGCCGCAGGTGTGTGTCCGGGCTGAGGAGCGGATCGCGGCGGCGGGCCTGAGCGAGCGGATCGGCACGGTCGGCGGGGACTTCCTCACCGACCCTGAACTGCCGAACGGGCACGACGTCATCCTGCTGAGCATGATCCTGCACGACTGGGACGAGCGAACCAACCGGGCCCTGCTGGCCAAGTGTCACGCGGCCCTGCCGGCCGACGGTGCGATCATCATCTGCGAGCTACTGCTCAACGATGAGCGCACCGGCCCGCCGGAGGCCGCCCTGATGGGCATGAACATGCTGATCGAGACCGAGGGCGGCCGGAACTACTCAGGCGCCGAGTACGCCGCCTGGCTCGCCGACGCCGGCTTCGTCGACATCCGCACCGTGCGGTTCGGCTCCCCGGGCGCCAACGGGGCCGTGGTGGCGCGCCGGGCCTGACCGGCACGACCCACTGAGCCGCTTCCCGACGATGGAATGCCGACCGGCCCGACGTACGGATCGCGTACGCCGGGCCGGTCAGCCCTGCCGCCGAGTTCGGTGGCGATCGAGCTGCTGTCCAGAAGCGTCGCCGGGTCGACACCCCCGAGCAGATAGCTCGTGGCCATGACCGAGACCAGGGCCTGCTCGGCCCGCCGCCGGTGGGTCAGCAACCACTCCGGGAAGTAGCTACCGTGCCGCAGCTTCGGGATCGCCAGGTCGATCGTTCCGGCCCGGTGTTCCACTCGCGCTTCCGGTAGCCGTTGCGGGAGTTGACCCGCTCGTCGCTGCGCTGCCCGTAGCCGGCGCCGCAGATCGCGTCGGCCTCGGCGGACATCACCCTTCTCTGACTTGGTCGTCATGAAGGATCGACGCGATGGCCGTCTTTCATCCACGCAACACGCCCATCAGGGGCAAGTCGTACACCACTGCCGTGGACGCAACCGGTCGACCGGTCGAAGAGACCACCGCCGGCACCGACTTGCCGCCCGCCGCAGATCGCTTGGTGAATCCAGTCCTCGGATCGTTCGCCGGGGCCTGGCAAGTCCAGCCTGGTCAGGCGGCTACTGCGGGAACGTGGCAGACTCCCGCATCCCGGTGGTCGACACACGCGCGGGGTCACCTTTGGCGAACCCGATGACGGCGACCAGGCAATGCGTCAATCGAGCGGGATCGATCGGCCACACGTTCGCCTGGAGCCGCCGTAGCTCCTCGCTCGGGACAGCCTCGGTGGAGACGATGACCGTCGACCGCCGGCGGGCAGCCGCACGGTGAAGAAGGCCAAGGCGGTCCCGACCCCTGCCGACCGGTCGATGACACCCAGCTCCATCGCCAGGTCCACCTGCCGGGAGTACGGATTGTGTGCCTCCACCAGGCTTCCGATCCGGGGCCTGGCTCCGGTGCACCGCAGGTTGCGCACCGAGACCCCTGTCGGCCCCGAAGGCGGCTCAGAGGTCAGTGCCGAGTGCCACGGATCAAGCGTGCCTGATGCCTACTGATCAGTCGGCTTCGCGCCCGGTGGTTGCCTGAGCAGCCGCTCCCGCAGGAGAAATCCATGCGCCGCCGCGAGGTGTCGGCTCTGGGCGATCGCCGCGGCGGCCTGTGCCGGACGGCCCAGCGCGCGGGCAGCCACCGAGACGGCCCGCAGGGCTTCCAGCCGGTGTAGCACGCTGCCGGAGGTGTCAGCCCTGACCACCATCGACTCGGCGGTCGCCAGCGCCGAGTCGGCCCGCCCCTGGGCCACGAGAATGTCCACCACCATCTTTATGGTGTCCGGGATCTGAAAGGCTGGAGAGACGGTGAGCACATCTGCGTCCTCGAGCCGCCGAACGGCGCCGGAAAGGTTCCCGTCGAGCAGATCGGCGGTCGCGAGCAGCATCAGGGCCTCGCGACGTGAACTGGCGTCCAGGAGAGTCTGCGCAGGGTCGACGATCGGCTCGAGCCGGCCCCTGGCCGCCGCTGTAGCGCCAGCATCAAGATCGAGCAATGCGAGCACGATCTGGGCGTGCAGGTTCTGAACCAGGCTGACTCCCCGACAGGGCACCGCAGCCAGCGCAGCGAGCTGCCGGCTGCCGGCGGCATCGTCCTGCTCACGCGCGATCGACGCCGCGTACGTGCCGGCGGCGACCATCCGCAGCACGTCGCCGAGCTGCTCCGCGCCGGCCAGCGCCCGCTCGGCGCAGAGCCGTGCCGTGTCCAGCGGGCCCCGTTGCAGCGCGACGGTGGCCCGTCCGAGATCCGCCTGGACCGTCCGCACCAGGTCGCCCGACTGGCTGGCCAGCCGACCCGCCGCCTCGAAGTCGGTCGCCGCGTTGTCCAGCAGCCCGGCCTGAACGGCCAGTGAACCTCGCCGCACGTAGGCCGCAGCGAGCTGATGATCATCGTTGATGCTGTGCGCGAGAGCCACCGCCCGATCAGCGTGGGTCAGTCCGTCGAGAGGCTGACCATGCAGTTCGAGTGCCCGAGCCGCGACCATCGCCAGCAACATCTGGGTCCGGGGCGTGATCCGGCTGCCGGTGGGGGCCTCCAGCACTTCGGCCAGCGCGGGACCGAAACGACCGGTGTCTACCAGGACCTGGGCTATCCGCCCGTGCAGCCGCGCCAGCCCGTCGTGATTGCCGAGTTGGCGGTGCATCCGGCGAGCAAGTTCGAATTCGCGCAGCGCGTCGGTGGAGGCGCCCGTCTGGTGCAACGCCCTGCCCACCCGCTCGGCGGCCTGAGCGGCGAGCGCCGAAGTCACCTGCGACGCCGGGGGTGGGGCCGGCGTGGGGCCGGCACCGACCGAGATGAAATTCTGCCAGTCACTTCTCGGCAGGCCCAGAGCCTGCGCGAGGCGGCGCAGCGTGCTCCGGTGCGGGGCCGCGCGCTCGGAACGTTCCAGCGCCCCGATCGTACGAACGCCAAGGCCCGCCCGCTCGGCCAGTTCCTGCTGCGTCAACCCGGCATCGCCTCGGTAGCGGGCAAGCAAGAGCCCGAAACTCTTGCCCACGTCGTTCATCGGCCGATTCTAGAACCTCGAACTGTCCATAGCTACAGGTAGAGCCGCTGTTGGCGCCCAGTCCGCCCGGTAACTCCGGGCTCCGCGAGACAGGGTGGGGAACAGGTCGTTTCGGCCACTTCTGACCCTGGCTGATTGTGCCTGGTCCACCTGGCCGTCGATCGGTAGACATGCCGTCGAACGATCGTTCGGTTCGTCGGCGAAAGGATCAACTATGAAACTTCCCGCTCTGGTGCCCGTCAGGAGACGCAGGTCAGCACTGCTGGCGGCTCTCCTGACGGTGGTGGTCGGTTTCGGATCGGCGCTCGCGGTGGCAACTCCCGCAGTTGCCGGCGAGGGGGACGTGGTGCATCCGCCACAGTGTGAGGTGTGGAACGGTCACTACATCTGCAAGCGGTCGGGCGACGCGTGGAAGGGCAACGGCTCCGGGAACAATTTGGGCACACGCGGCAACCGCCACTATCTCACCGTGTCGTATTCGCCTAACGGGACTATGCCGGGCAACATGATCTATGTCTATACTTACAGCATACTTTGGGACAAGCGTTCGAACTCGAACTGGCAGAAGATGTGGTCGAGCGAGACGATCAAGGCGCTCGGACGCAACGGGGTGACCCTGTCGGTCGGCTGGGATGCCATCGAGTTGACCTGTTGCGAGTCCGCCGAGATCAGCGCGAGCAGGGTCTACCTGGCGATGGAGCGCGATGCGCCCCTGGTGGGCAACACCATGTCGCGGAACGCGGATCTCTCCTTCCCCCACCTTCGCAGCGTCGAAAAGGTGGAGAAGGTCACCAACAGCACCATCGAATACCCCGCAAGCAACACCACTTATCGGCTGTTGACGCAACTGCGACTGACTGACTACTGACCCGGTCCGGTTGCCGCCGGGCGGGCTCCCGGTATCCACGGCCGCAGGACCCGCCCGGACGGCCACACAGCTGACCAACGCTGCAAGGAAGGGTGGCTCACGTGCCAACGGCGTTCTCCATGCGTCGGATCACCGTCGTAGGGTGTGTTCTGGCCCTAGTGGCGGGATGCACGCCCACCCCGAAGGGTTCCGGCGGTTCCGAGCCGCCTCTGACCAGACCCGAGCTACCCGAAGCTTGGGTGGCGCAGGCCGTCGACCGGGCGAATGACCTCCTCTATCCGGGGCCGGCGTTTCCGGTGGTGGTGAGCCCGATCGAGCCAGACCCCACGCTCTACGCCCACGCAGTCCGGATCCTCGCCTCCGCTGGAGAAATGTCCTCGACCGAGCGCCAGCAGGCCACCGCGCGTCTCGTGAACTGGTGGCCGGATCGCGACGAGGAAGGTCTCCGCTGGCTGGCGATCAGCCGGGCGTTGCATTCGCTCGGCACGATGGACCGGATACCGGCACAGCGCCTCGATCGCATGGTCACCTGGGCTCGGTCGGTGCTCGCCAGGCCCGCCGACGGCGTGAGCGCGGAGCGCCGGGTGTCAGCTGCTGCTCAAATCGTCCGGCTGCTGTCACACTCGATCGTTGGGCGTCCGGCGGCAGACGATCACGCTACGCTGTTGACCAACGCGGCCGCCCGCTTCCCCTGTGAGGCAGCACGTACCGTGGAGGATCTGGTCAGGTCGGCGGTGGTGGCCGCAGCCGCCGAACGGCCCTGCGAGCCGCAAGCCTCCGTCAGGGCGGACGTGGACGAGCGCCTGCGACAGGGCCGGTCGAGCGACCTCACCGTCGTCACCGACACGCTCGCGATCCTGGCACCACTGGCCACGGTGGGGGTCCTGAACCCCGAGGAGCTGCGTGCCACCGGGCAGGCGACGCTCGACGCACTCGGACAACCCGGTTACGAGCGCGGCGGCGACCTGGGGCAGTCCGGTGTCGTCAACGTGCTCGACGCCATCACCACGGCCGGCGCGACCTCCGCGCTCCCGCCGGCCCAGGTGCAGACCCTGCGTCGGATCGTCCGGTCGGAGGCCCGACTGCCGGACGCGACCAGCGACGGGGACCCCGCGGACACGGCGGTGGCGCTGGCGGCTCTACGACTCCTCGGGCAATCGGTTCCGGCCACGGTCGACTGGGACGCCCCGCTCAGCGTGCAGGACCGGACAACGCTCGCACTGGCACTCGATCGTGACCAGCTCCCCCCGGCATCGCAGGTCAGGGCTGCCCTCAGTGCGCAGCCACCGTCGATCCTGGCGCAGGCATACCTGACGGTGGCCCACCCTGGATTGTGCACCGACCAGACCCGCGCTCTACGCCGCACCATCAACAGCATGCCTGACCTGCACGCCTGGTCGAGCGATCGACTGTTCCACGTCGTTCTCCTGATCGTCGCCACGGCCGATTGCGGCGGCGCCGACCAACAGCAGCTGATCAGGTTGGCCGGCTCGGCGCTCGACGTGGCGCAGCGGGACGTGACAGCCGAAAAGCCCGGCACCCACCGCGTCGTCGACACCTGGTACCTGGCTGAAGCCGGCTGCCTGCTCGGTAAGCCGACCCGCTACCTGCCGCAGGGCGAACTTCCCAGTGACTGGCTCACGGGAGCGGTCGACCCGCAGGCGAGCATCCACCACCTGTACGCCGTGGTGCGCCTGGCGGAGTTGATGCGGCGCCCGTCGTACACGTGCGGCAAGGGCTGGTGGGCAGCCCGACCAGCCAACTGAGCGATCGGGCCTTGTCGAGTAGGACACTCTGGGCTACGCCGCTGGCCGTTGCAGATTCTCCACGCGGTGCGACCAGCCATCGCCTGTCCGGCGTTGCGGGCCTCAACGACCAGGAACCGGTACTGAGTTCCCCCGCTCTGATGGAGCGGTGGTTACCTGCTGCCGGCTGGCGCAGGGGCGGCGACAGTTGGTTCGGCTGGTTGCGTCTGGCGGGTGTGCCAGGCGGCCTCGTACTCGTTCGGACTGAGGTAGCCCAGTTCCTTCTGGGTGCGGCGGGTGTCGTACCAGCCGTAATAGCGTAGATCGCGTTCTCGGCCTCGTCGCGGGTCCGCCAGGACGTGCGGTGCACAAGTTCGATCTTCAGCAACCACCTCACGGGCGGGCGGCGCCGGGCCCAGCGCGCCGCAGCGACCTGAACTTCGAAGCTCAGCCGGCGCGCCGGGCCCGACCGTCAGTTACTCAACCGGTAGCTGTAGGCGAAGCTGCTCGGGCTACAGACACTGAGCTGGTTCTGCGTCTGGCTGTAGCTCCAGCCGGGCGGGACGGAGCAGGCCCACAGCCCGTTGGCCGGGACCCGCATCCGGTAGCTGTAGGCGAAGCTGCTCGGGCTGCAGACACTCAGATCGTTGGTCACTCGGTCCCAGGTGTAGCCGGACGGCACCGAACAGACCGTGATGTTGTCGGCCGGGACCCGCATCCGGTAGCTGTAGGCGAAGCTGCTCGGGCTGCAGACACTCAGATCGTTGGTCACCCGGTCCCAGGTGTAACCGGACGGCACCGAACAGACCGTGATGTTGTTCGCGGGGGCGCGCAGGCGGTAGGTGTACGCCCAGCCGCCCGGGTTGCAGTTGTTCAGGTCGTTGGTCACCCGGTCCCAGGTGTAACCGGCCGGGACCGAACAGGCCCAGGTGTTGTCCAGGTTCTGGGTGATCGTCCAGCTGAACGAGGCGCTGCCGGTC
Protein-coding regions in this window:
- a CDS encoding ABC transporter permease subunit → MTWLIWRQHRTEVCVLGVLVGMFGIALLVLGMQAHDLFPAGPARCAGPAGTTEACAASFRRLDEEYGYVENLLAAFYLVPVVIGAFLGAPLLARELEDGTWQLAWTQAVPRMRWLAAKLAALAGVTVALTGMFTAVLTWFRQPFDAWEGRFQYDAFDLQGLVPVAYALFAFGVATAAGAILRRSLPAFGVAFGAFLAARMSVALLARPAYATPLTTVEPVPVGGSKDQAGHRPVPSNASWVIEHGYADATGRRLSWTEYYELEDAANRAGTNLNQFLHARGIQQFEVYHPADRFWTFQLIEAALFVAVAAVLIGVVVWRVRRRKI
- a CDS encoding ABC transporter ATP-binding protein, encoding MTATEFALRTDGVGKRYRKGWALRDCTLTLPAGGVIALAGPNGAGKTTLLRLVVGLLAPSTGTVEVLGHDVTASTPQTLSRVGFLAQDHPLYKRFTVAEMLRFGRACNLRFDQGLAERRLAKLGIPLDRRAGTLSGGQQAQVALALALAKRPDLLVLDEPVASLDPLARREFLQVLMGAVAEGGVTVLFSSHVVHELERVCDHLVVLNHGRVTLTGDIDTLLAEHRLLVGPRTATDLDRAGAVVEAVHSDRHTTLLVRDGAIPAAPGWQTQPVALEDLVLAYLRRPSEPSAAVTSGVAA
- a CDS encoding methyltransferase; the encoded protein is MISPTPLMGLVAGVWAFKTLAAGVELGLYSRLADGRTLTVDEAATEFALAERPADLLLAASASLGLLEKTGNHYRNSELAEQFLVEGRPYYFGAQIRYSDLHTYLPWHRVGEALRTDRPLTWDPQAQQSMFDTTDPEMLVEFWDAMYSTSAFTAHALADAYDFGAHSRLLDVGGGAGAFPIEFCRRLPDLRATILDLPQVCVRAEERIAAAGLSERIGTVGGDFLTDPELPNGHDVILLSMILHDWDERTNRALLAKCHAALPADGAIIICELLLNDERTGPPEAALMGMNMLIETEGGRNYSGAEYAAWLADAGFVDIRTVRFGSPGANGAVVARRA
- a CDS encoding helix-turn-helix domain-containing protein; this translates as MNDVGKSFGLLLARYRGDAGLTQQELAERAGLGVRTIGALERSERAAPHRSTLRRLAQALGLPRSDWQNFISVGAGPTPAPPPASQVTSALAAQAAERVGRALHQTGASTDALREFELARRMHRQLGNHDGLARLHGRIAQVLVDTGRFGPALAEVLEAPTGSRITPRTQMLLAMVAARALELHGQPLDGLTHADRAVALAHSINDDHQLAAAYVRRGSLAVQAGLLDNAATDFEAAGRLASQSGDLVRTVQADLGRATVALQRGPLDTARLCAERALAGAEQLGDVLRMVAAGTYAASIAREQDDAAGSRQLAALAAVPCRGVSLVQNLHAQIVLALLDLDAGATAAARGRLEPIVDPAQTLLDASSRREALMLLATADLLDGNLSGAVRRLEDADVLTVSPAFQIPDTIKMVVDILVAQGRADSALATAESMVVRADTSGSVLHRLEALRAVSVAARALGRPAQAAAAIAQSRHLAAAHGFLLRERLLRQPPGAKPTDQ